A stretch of DNA from Acidobacteriota bacterium:
GGCAGTTCGTCCGCGTCCGCCAGGCGCTGGTCCGCGCCGGGGCGCAGACCTCGCTCGTGACCGGTCTGCTCGACAACCCGCGGATAGGGGTCGTGCACCTGGACCGGCGCGGGAGGGTCGTGGCGGTCAATGACCGCGCCCGCCGGATCCTGCAGGACGGCGACGGGGTGTCGGACGGGAATGGAGGGCTTCGCGCCCGGGCGCCGGACGACGAGATCCGTCTCCAACGGCTGGTGGCTGCCGCGCTGCCCACCTCCAGCGCGGTCCCGGTCGGCGGATCGATGCTGTTGGGCCGCGCGACCGAGTTGTCGCCGTTCGTGGTGCACGTCAAACCCGTGGGCATCGCGCAACCGGATTACGGCGCGCGGCACGTCGCTGCGCTGGTCCTGATTGTCGAGCCGCGGCGCCGGCGTCGCGTCGATCCGGCCCTGGTGGAGAGGACCCTGAAGTTGACACAGGCGGAGAGTCAGGTGGCCGTCTGGTTGGCGGAGGGCAGGAGCGCACGCGAGATGGCCGAGGCCACGGGGTTGACGAGAGGCACCATTTATTGGCACCTGAAGCAGATCTACCGGCGACTGCGCATATCCGGGCAGGCAGACCTGATCCGGATGGTTCTGTCGATCACCGAACTGGGATGAATCCGGGGCCGATTCCTGGGCGGCCATCCGGTCGCCCAACGCCTTCGTGATCTGTCGGAATCTCCACTTTAGTCATGGGGCACTGCCAAGACTCGCAGTTCTCGAAGCGCCACATCTCTCGAAATCAACGCTCTGGTTTCCAGGAACTACCACGATTGGTAGTGCCCGAGAGGTGCGCCTGCTGCAAGAATCAACGCGGTGATCATGCGGTAAGGGAAATGTTCGCTCAGCGTTGTTGGCGCTCGCCTCCAGTTTCGGAACCGCCCGCGGTTGACCGCGCTCACGACCGGCGACCTCGCCATGTACGGCTTCGGCCTCAACCTGAAGTGCCAGTCTGACGGCCGCCATGGCACCGAGAACGCACGCTGCCGATGTCGCCCGGGGGAGGCGCGTGTTGGAGATGCGCGTGTGGCGTGGCGACCGCCGACGATCCGGCCTTGTTCATTCACGTGAGCGGATTTGGCGCCAATGACGAGAGAGTCGAAGCAACCCGACGCGCGGATCGTGTCGCTGGCCACCGCGGTGCCGCCCCACCGGGTCGGGCAAACCGAGGCGATGGAGTTCTTCCAGCGGTCGTTCGAGATTCCGCAGACCCAGCGCGACCGCCTGAAAGCGGTGTTCGTCAACGCGGCGATCGACACGCGGTACGCTGCGGCGCCCGTTGATTGGTACGACTGCGCGCACAGCTTCCCGGAGAAGAACGACCTGTACGTCGACACGGCAGTGAGCCTGCTCAAGCAGGTGTCGGTGGAGACCCTCGCCGGAGCCGGCCTCGCGTGCAGCGACGTTGACATGCTGGTCATCGTCTCGTCCACGGGAATCGCCGTGCCCACGCTCGACGCGCGGTTGATGGAGGAGTTGCCGTTTCGGCGCGACGTCGAGCGCCTGCCGTTGTTCGGGCTGGGCTGCGCGGGAGGCGTGCTGGGGCTGGCGCGCGCCGCCGCGTGCGCCACGGCCAGGCCGGGCAGCCGGGTCCTGTTCCTCGTGGTCGAGCTCTGCACGCTCACGTTCTGCCGGACCGATCAGACGACGGCTAACGTCGTCGCCACCGCGCTGTTCGGGGACGGGGCGGCCGGCGCGGTACTGAGCACGGACGGAGCAGGACCCGCAGTCCGGGCGTGGGGCGAACACACCTGGCCGCACAGCCTGGACCTCATGGGCTGGCACGTCACCGACAAGGGCCTCGAGGTGCAGTTGTCGCGGGGCATCCCCGATATCGCCCGCAACCGGGTGCGGCCCGTGGTCGAAGCGTTTCTGGCCTCGGCCGGCCTCGCGCTGGGCGATATCGACGAGTTCGTGTGCCATCCGGGCGGGGCGCGGGTGCTCGCCGCCCTCGAGGGCGCCTTCGGCCTGCCGTCCGGCGGCCTGGCGGTCTCGCGAGAAGTGCTGCGGGACTACGGCAACATGTCGGCGGCGACCGTGCTCTTCGTGCTCGAGCGCGTGCTGGGGGCGGCGCCTGCGGAGAACGGACGGCATGGGACCGCGCGGCGGCACCTGCTGACGGGCCTGGGCCCCGGCTTCTCGATGGGGTTCGTAGTGCTGGAGTCGGACTGATGCCCGCGCTCCACCTCGTCCTCGGGTTCGTCGTGCTGCAGCGGGTGGGCGAGCTCGCGTTCGCGCATCGCAACCACCGCGCACTGCGCGCGCGCGGCGCCGTCGAGGTCGGCCGCGGCCACTATCCGGCAATCGTCGCCCTGCACACGGCCTGGCTGCTCGCGCTCGCAACGACGATCGATCCCGCAACCGCGGTATCGCTGCCGTGGGCAGGCATCTTCGTGCTGCTCGAATGCGGCCGCGCGTGGGTCATCGCCAGCCTGGGCCGCCGGTGGACGACGCGCGTGCTGGTCCTGCCCCAAGCCGCACCGATCCGCAGCGGGCCGTACCGCTATCTCAAGCACCCGAACTACGTGATCGTGTGCGGCGAAATGGCCGTCGTGCCGCTGATGTTCGGCGCCTGGGAGCTGGCCGCGGCCGCCTCGGTGCTGAACCTGGCGGTGCTCCGCGTGCGACTGCGGGTCGAGAACACGGCGCTGGACGAGGTCGGCGCCGAGACACGTCGGGCCGACGACCGGGAGCGTGACTGATGCTGGTTTCCGCCGAAGAGATCCTGCTGTTCCTCCTCGACGAGCAGACCGGGACGTTCCTGCCGCTGACCGAACGCACCGAGGACCTGGTGCTCGCGGGCGCGGTGCTGATGGATCTGCAGCTCGCCAACCGCATCGACACGGACCTGGATGCGCTGACGCTGAGCGACCCGATGCCGGTCGGCGACGACGTGCTGGACCCGACGCTGGCCGCCATCGCCGCCGGCGAGACGACGCAGGGTGCGCTGTACTGGGTCGAACAGACGGCCCGGCGAGGTCGGCAGATCCGCGAACGGACAATCGACCGGCTGATCGCGCGCGGGATTCTGCTCGCGCCGGGCGACGACGGATTCCTGTCGCTGAGCCCGGAAGTCGCGCACGCGCGGCGGTATCCGGCGGCCAACGGCGTTGCGCAGGAGCACATCCGGCTGCGCGTGATGCGCGTCCTGTTCAGCGACGAGATCCCGGATCCGGCCGACATCGTGATCATCAGCCTGCTCGACGCCTGCGACGTCTGGCGCAAGCTGCTCACGCCGGAAGAGCTGAAGAAGGCGCGCCGGCGGATCGAGACGGTCAGCCGACTGGATCTGATCGGGCGCGCGGTGGCGACGCTGGTGCGGATGGTGCGACCGACGGCCCGGGCCGACCGCCGGCGCGCCGTCGGCCTGCCGCTGGCGCGCGGGCTGCCGCTCATCGGGAGCACGTTGGCCGTGGCGCGCGATCCGCGGGGGTTCTTCGTGCAGGAATACCTGCGCAGCGGCCCGGTCTTCCGGGTCAGGACCGTCGGGCGCGACTTCGTCGCCATCGCCGGGCAGGACGCCAACCTGTTCGTGTCGCGCGCCGAGCGCATGCACCTGCACACCTCGGACACGTGGGATCCGCTGTGCGCCGAGTTCGGCGCCTCGCGCTTCGTGCTGAACATGGACGGGAAGGACCACGTCCGGATGCGGCGCGAGACCAAGGAGGGGGTCTCGCGCCAGCTCATCGAATCGCAGATCCCGAAAGTGGTGGAGGTCATCCGGCGGCACGTCGCCGCGATGCCGCTGCGTACGCCGTTGGCGGGACTGCCGCCCATCCTGCGCCTGGCGGGCGAGACGACGAGCGCGATCGTCGCCGGCGCCTCGACCGGGGAGTACGTCGCCGACGTGCGGCTGGTGCTCAAGGAAGCCGTGACCCGCGGTATCCTGCACCTGCCGCGACTGCCGAGGACGCCGCGGCTGCGCCGCGCGGTCCGGCGCGCCACGGAGCTCTCGGAGAAGTGGCTGCGGCAACACCAGTTGCAGCAGCGCGGTCGCGAGTCCAACGCGATAGACAACATCCTGGACCTGCACCGTGCCGATCCGACGTTCCTGCCCGAATGCGACCTGCCGCTGACGGCCCTGCTGCCGTTGTTCGCAGGCCTCGAGACCGTCGGGAGCATCGCCGCCTCGATGCTCTACGTCGTGCTCAAGAACCCCGCCTTGCGGGAGCGCGCGCAGGCCGAGGCCGACGCCCTCTTCGCCGACGGGGCGCCGGACGCGGCGAAGGTGCGCGAGCTCGACGTCCTGCACCGCATCATGCTGGAAGCGCTGCGCATGTATACGCCGGTCCCGGGGGTGCAGCGCAAGGTCACCACGTCGTTCGACTTCGCGGGACACCGGATCCCCGCGGGCGAGCATCTGTTCTTCGCGTTCTTCGTGACGCACGACCTGCCGGAACACTTTCCCGATCCGTACCGGTTCGACATCGACCGCTACCTGCCGGCCCGTGAGGAGCACAAGAAGCCGGGCGTATTCACGCCGTTCGGCGCCGGCGTGCATCACTGCTCCGGAAGAGGCTTGGCCGAAGTGCAGATGCCGTTGCTGGTGGCGACGCTGCTGCACGAAGTCGAGATGGAGCTGGTGCCGCCGACCTACGAGCTGAAGACGGAGCGCTGGATTCTCTTCCCGTCGTTCCTGCCGGACAAGGGCTTCCGGTTCGCAATCCGCAGGCGACGCCGCTGAGACACCGCCCCGAGGGCGCACCGGCGCCCTCAGCCAG
This window harbors:
- a CDS encoding type III polyketide synthase, with amino-acid sequence MTRESKQPDARIVSLATAVPPHRVGQTEAMEFFQRSFEIPQTQRDRLKAVFVNAAIDTRYAAAPVDWYDCAHSFPEKNDLYVDTAVSLLKQVSVETLAGAGLACSDVDMLVIVSSTGIAVPTLDARLMEELPFRRDVERLPLFGLGCAGGVLGLARAAACATARPGSRVLFLVVELCTLTFCRTDQTTANVVATALFGDGAAGAVLSTDGAGPAVRAWGEHTWPHSLDLMGWHVTDKGLEVQLSRGIPDIARNRVRPVVEAFLASAGLALGDIDEFVCHPGGARVLAALEGAFGLPSGGLAVSREVLRDYGNMSAATVLFVLERVLGAAPAENGRHGTARRHLLTGLGPGFSMGFVVLESD
- a CDS encoding cytochrome P450 — translated: MLVSAEEILLFLLDEQTGTFLPLTERTEDLVLAGAVLMDLQLANRIDTDLDALTLSDPMPVGDDVLDPTLAAIAAGETTQGALYWVEQTARRGRQIRERTIDRLIARGILLAPGDDGFLSLSPEVAHARRYPAANGVAQEHIRLRVMRVLFSDEIPDPADIVIISLLDACDVWRKLLTPEELKKARRRIETVSRLDLIGRAVATLVRMVRPTARADRRRAVGLPLARGLPLIGSTLAVARDPRGFFVQEYLRSGPVFRVRTVGRDFVAIAGQDANLFVSRAERMHLHTSDTWDPLCAEFGASRFVLNMDGKDHVRMRRETKEGVSRQLIESQIPKVVEVIRRHVAAMPLRTPLAGLPPILRLAGETTSAIVAGASTGEYVADVRLVLKEAVTRGILHLPRLPRTPRLRRAVRRATELSEKWLRQHQLQQRGRESNAIDNILDLHRADPTFLPECDLPLTALLPLFAGLETVGSIAASMLYVVLKNPALRERAQAEADALFADGAPDAAKVRELDVLHRIMLEALRMYTPVPGVQRKVTTSFDFAGHRIPAGEHLFFAFFVTHDLPEHFPDPYRFDIDRYLPAREEHKKPGVFTPFGAGVHHCSGRGLAEVQMPLLVATLLHEVEMELVPPTYELKTERWILFPSFLPDKGFRFAIRRRRR